A section of the Methanosarcina mazei S-6 genome encodes:
- a CDS encoding transglutaminase-like domain-containing protein gives MAHKKALTFIFLIFFISVTSGCINTGSLNKGLVTEYLNTQLPEDPVREENSETQENKVAEKNESDESFTLPEIPEVPTYIEEDPAYSYSAERRRMSLSFQRAINSDEERIKEEIFNITGKSSGYNMEDACAVYNHVNRQWKYRYDKNAEFFFRASQTIDSGYVGDCDDYSIVISALLKNMGFNTRVVTTYNGSYGHAFPEIYIGDDLDTVYRITDYIAERYPFAESVWYCERELDDGKKQYWLNFDWSGSNGYMHPGGVYFDGKSVIYYPNGLVEY, from the coding sequence GTGGCCCATAAAAAGGCTTTAACATTTATATTTCTCATTTTTTTTATATCCGTAACTTCCGGTTGTATAAACACTGGCAGCCTTAATAAGGGCCTCGTTACTGAATATTTAAATACGCAGCTTCCTGAAGATCCTGTCCGGGAAGAAAATTCCGAAACTCAGGAGAATAAGGTTGCTGAAAAAAATGAAAGTGATGAAAGTTTTACCCTCCCTGAGATTCCTGAAGTCCCGACATATATTGAAGAAGATCCAGCTTACTCTTATTCTGCAGAACGCAGGAGGATGTCTCTGAGTTTCCAGAGAGCCATTAACTCAGATGAAGAAAGGATAAAGGAAGAAATTTTCAATATCACAGGAAAGTCTTCGGGATATAATATGGAAGATGCATGTGCTGTGTATAACCATGTAAACAGGCAATGGAAGTACAGGTATGACAAAAATGCCGAGTTTTTCTTCAGGGCTTCACAGACTATAGACAGCGGATATGTAGGAGACTGCGACGACTATTCCATTGTTATCTCTGCCCTTTTGAAGAATATGGGGTTTAACACAAGGGTGGTTACCACATATAACGGGTCATACGGGCATGCTTTTCCCGAAATCTATATCGGGGATGACCTTGATACTGTTTACAGAATAACGGACTATATAGCAGAAAGGTACCCTTTTGCTGAAAGCGTCTGGTATTGCGAAAGAGAACTGGACGACGGGAAGAAACAGTACTGGCTCAACTTCGACTGGAGCGGGTCAAATGGATATATGCACCCGGGAGGCGTGTATTTTGATGGGAAGAGTGTCATATATTACCCGAATGGCCTTGTAGAGTATTAA
- a CDS encoding alpha/beta fold hydrolase — protein MTTGYADSGDGKLYYEIEGKGEVLVLIHAGFVDSGMWEEQWESFTRNYRVLRFDMRGFGKSDPVTGPVSHRHDLYHLLQGLGIKHAHLLGCSMGGETVIDFTLEHPEMVLSLTVVSGIPGSFEMTGEPPSEILEMLQALEKGDLDLVSDLQIRLWVDGTFRQPEQVSPSVRKHAAEMNRVAVKNGTWAIADASPLNPLSPPAAGRLDEIKVPVLIIVGSLDNPEILRAADLLENKIENAKKVIMPDCAHVPNMEKPEEFNRNVLNFLRNL, from the coding sequence ATGACCACCGGGTACGCAGACTCTGGAGACGGAAAGCTTTACTATGAAATCGAGGGAAAGGGCGAGGTTCTTGTGCTCATCCATGCCGGGTTTGTTGACAGTGGCATGTGGGAAGAGCAGTGGGAGTCTTTTACCCGAAATTACAGGGTTCTTCGCTTTGATATGCGCGGGTTTGGAAAATCCGATCCTGTAACAGGACCCGTTTCCCACCGACATGACCTGTACCACCTGCTTCAGGGCCTGGGAATTAAACATGCACATTTACTGGGCTGTTCCATGGGCGGAGAAACAGTTATTGATTTTACGCTCGAACACCCTGAAATGGTTCTGTCTCTAACCGTTGTAAGCGGGATTCCGGGAAGTTTTGAAATGACAGGGGAGCCCCCATCTGAGATTCTGGAGATGCTTCAAGCTCTCGAAAAGGGGGATCTGGACCTTGTGAGTGACCTGCAAATCCGCCTCTGGGTTGATGGCACTTTCCGGCAGCCTGAACAGGTCAGCCCTTCAGTTCGTAAGCATGCAGCTGAAATGAACAGGGTTGCGGTTAAAAACGGCACATGGGCAATTGCCGATGCCAGCCCTCTTAACCCGCTCAGTCCACCGGCTGCCGGGAGGCTGGATGAGATAAAAGTTCCTGTGCTTATTATTGTCGGGTCTCTTGATAATCCTGAAATCCTCAGGGCTGCTGATCTGCTTGAAAATAAAATCGAAAATGCAAAAAAAGTTATAATGCCAGATTGTGCTCATGTGCCAAATATGGAAAAACCTGAAGAATTCAACCGGAATGTACTTAATTTTCTTAGAAATTTATAA
- a CDS encoding PGF-pre-PGF domain-containing protein, translating to MSGGETVRFEFKNNATCVVYVAFHAVENAGRTTTIVEQLKEKSVLVSELPDDEVYKSFNVWVGNAGYSTSNKIDNRALGFRVNKEWVREMDIVPASITLNRYEKKVWVPLSTELTGESDEYLYFTSEVPGYASFVITGNTTQEVLEEESDQVPSESRSTDGFQLGDFAKKAGSDKNRNTILSIVIVVVALSVVVVLLKGMKE from the coding sequence ATTTCAGGCGGTGAAACTGTCAGGTTTGAATTTAAAAACAATGCAACCTGTGTTGTTTATGTTGCCTTCCATGCAGTTGAAAACGCAGGCAGGACCACAACCATTGTTGAGCAGTTAAAGGAAAAATCCGTCCTTGTATCGGAACTGCCTGATGACGAAGTTTACAAATCCTTTAATGTCTGGGTAGGAAACGCAGGATATTCGACCTCAAACAAAATAGATAACCGTGCCCTGGGCTTCAGGGTAAATAAAGAATGGGTCCGGGAAATGGACATAGTCCCGGCTTCCATAACGCTTAACAGATATGAGAAAAAGGTCTGGGTTCCCCTATCCACCGAACTGACAGGAGAGAGCGATGAATATCTCTACTTCACTTCAGAAGTTCCAGGGTATGCTTCGTTTGTGATAACGGGCAATACCACCCAGGAGGTACTGGAAGAAGAGAGCGATCAGGTCCCCTCTGAAAGCAGGTCCACTGACGGATTTCAACTGGGGGATTTCGCAAAAAAAGCCGGGTCTGATAAGAACAGAAATACCATACTGAGCATCGTGATAGTGGTTGTAGCCCTATCGGTAGTGGTTGTTCTGTTAAAAGGCATGAAAGAATAA
- a CDS encoding cupin domain-containing protein: MKGFSINIEDATLENENFRKVLYTSKHSQLVLMTLKPGEDIGMEVHEENDQFFRFEAGQGKCIIDGNEYELSDGVAVIVPAGAEHNVINTSNTEELKLYTIYSPAHHKDGIVRATKEEAEANEADFDGVTTE; the protein is encoded by the coding sequence ATGAAAGGATTTTCTATCAATATCGAAGATGCTACTCTGGAAAATGAAAATTTCCGCAAGGTTCTCTACACCTCAAAGCACAGCCAGCTGGTATTAATGACCCTTAAGCCAGGGGAAGACATTGGAATGGAAGTCCACGAAGAAAACGACCAGTTCTTCCGTTTTGAGGCAGGACAGGGCAAGTGCATAATTGACGGCAACGAATACGAACTCAGTGACGGAGTCGCAGTTATCGTACCCGCAGGTGCTGAGCACAATGTCATCAATACCTCAAACACTGAAGAACTGAAGCTCTACACAATCTATTCCCCGGCACACCACAAAGACGGGATCGTGCGCGCCACAAAAGAAGAAGCAGAAGCAAATGAAGCAGACTTCGACGGCGTGACCACAGAATAA
- a CDS encoding TIGR00341 family protein produces the protein MRLVQVLIPEGKRESVLSVLDNEQIDYAVWDETGRGDFEALVQFPIPSIGVEPILDKLREAGVIRGVYTIVLSPETVISEHIDMLKSRYAGERISREELIARARSLAPAASTYFAFLILSTIIATAGLLLDSAATIIGAMVVAPLMGPAITASVGTVVDDRKLASRGVVLQVTGLVMAIAVSALVGFFIKESFFLPPGLDIRDVTQIAERISPNFLYVLLALGSGLAGAISVIRNVGSALVGVAIAIALIPPAATSGLGIAWGLPGVALAAALLVVINMLAVNVSTLVLFWLSGFRPPEFSAINHARYAVISRSALLLIAITILSVVLILVSFSSYQTYVIEQKVNEEVNYMFEEPMYSGIGLTPVEVSIGYDSGNILLEEPVRVDIVVAHPAAQEVPEDIAIQIDRRLTEAINRNFEVRVGFVETQQTA, from the coding sequence ATGCGTCTGGTCCAGGTGCTTATACCCGAAGGGAAACGCGAGTCTGTCTTGAGCGTTCTTGATAATGAACAGATCGACTATGCTGTCTGGGATGAAACAGGAAGAGGGGATTTCGAAGCTCTTGTTCAGTTCCCTATTCCCTCCATAGGCGTCGAGCCCATACTTGACAAACTCCGCGAAGCCGGGGTAATTAGGGGAGTTTACACCATAGTATTGTCTCCTGAAACGGTAATTTCCGAGCATATAGATATGCTGAAGAGCCGGTATGCAGGGGAACGTATTTCAAGGGAAGAACTGATTGCGCGTGCACGGAGCCTTGCACCTGCAGCTTCAACCTATTTTGCTTTTCTGATCCTGAGCACGATCATTGCAACTGCCGGGCTTTTGCTAGATTCGGCTGCGACGATTATAGGGGCAATGGTAGTGGCTCCGTTGATGGGACCTGCAATAACTGCCAGTGTCGGGACGGTTGTGGATGACAGGAAGCTTGCCTCTCGAGGAGTAGTGCTTCAGGTCACAGGTCTCGTGATGGCAATTGCAGTTTCTGCACTCGTAGGTTTCTTTATCAAGGAATCTTTCTTCCTGCCTCCTGGCCTCGATATTCGGGATGTGACCCAGATTGCTGAACGCATAAGCCCCAATTTCCTTTATGTGTTGCTTGCCCTGGGGTCCGGCCTTGCAGGCGCTATCAGCGTAATTCGAAACGTAGGATCTGCTCTTGTAGGAGTTGCCATCGCCATTGCTCTTATCCCTCCTGCCGCAACATCAGGGCTTGGAATTGCATGGGGACTGCCTGGGGTGGCTCTTGCTGCTGCTTTGCTTGTGGTCATCAACATGCTTGCAGTCAATGTCTCTACACTTGTCCTGTTCTGGCTTTCCGGGTTCAGGCCGCCTGAATTCTCTGCAATCAACCATGCACGTTATGCCGTGATCTCCCGCAGTGCTCTTCTCCTTATTGCAATCACCATTCTTTCTGTAGTTCTGATCCTTGTCAGTTTTTCATCCTACCAGACCTATGTAATTGAACAGAAGGTGAACGAGGAAGTCAATTACATGTTTGAAGAGCCCATGTACAGTGGAATTGGGCTGACACCTGTCGAAGTCTCTATAGGTTACGACTCTGGCAATATCCTTTTAGAAGAACCTGTAAGGGTTGATATTGTTGTGGCCCATCCTGCAGCACAGGAAGTCCCGGAGGATATTGCAATTCAAATAGACAGACGCCTCACTGAGGCTATAAATAGAAATTTCGAGGTCAGAGTCGGTTTCGTTGAGACTCAGCAGACTGCATAA
- a CDS encoding acyltransferase family protein translates to MTGKITYLDGLRGIAAINVMIMHFFVALAPAMVYGDKYPSHFGSLDHIFSTTPLGLIGAGNFSVCIFFVLSGYVLTRKFFQTKENSIVISSAARRYLRLFVPVFAAVMFSYLLASTGLYRYYIETMTFAAGSNYRDYWTFTPGILDAVRQAAWNSFFVGGAIPYNPVLWTMSIEFYGSMLVFTMALLFGSLRNRWTFYLAAVLALINFYYLAFIIGMVFADIFSSKKSIFKTDNRIVLFIILISGLFLGSYPISPLAENSVYGFLNNGFFRDPKMTYHIIGAGMVMYVLLNSIDLQKVFSSRVPVFLGKISYSLYLVHFPVISTFSCALFLLLYPVFSYVQAVLISFVLSLLLIIPLSYLFYKYIDVAGVKLSKEFYSRLSRPLIPTVQDT, encoded by the coding sequence ATGACCGGGAAAATAACCTATCTTGACGGACTGCGAGGTATAGCTGCAATAAATGTCATGATAATGCACTTTTTTGTTGCATTAGCCCCGGCTATGGTTTATGGCGATAAGTATCCTTCACACTTCGGAAGCCTGGACCATATTTTTTCTACCACGCCGCTCGGTCTGATCGGTGCAGGTAACTTTTCGGTCTGTATCTTCTTTGTCCTGAGCGGTTATGTTTTAACCCGGAAGTTTTTTCAAACGAAGGAAAACAGTATTGTCATAAGCAGTGCAGCACGTCGGTACCTGAGGTTGTTTGTTCCTGTATTTGCAGCAGTGATGTTCTCGTACTTATTGGCATCAACCGGGTTGTATCGTTACTACATTGAAACCATGACGTTTGCTGCAGGCAGTAACTACCGGGACTACTGGACTTTTACGCCCGGCATTCTTGATGCAGTCAGGCAGGCAGCATGGAATTCTTTTTTTGTGGGAGGGGCAATTCCGTATAACCCGGTTCTATGGACAATGTCAATAGAATTTTACGGGTCCATGCTCGTCTTCACAATGGCATTATTATTCGGGTCTCTTCGAAACCGCTGGACTTTCTACCTTGCAGCAGTTCTGGCTTTAATTAATTTTTACTACCTTGCTTTTATAATAGGAATGGTCTTTGCAGACATATTCAGCAGTAAGAAATCGATATTTAAAACAGATAACAGGATAGTATTGTTTATCATACTGATCTCAGGGCTCTTTCTGGGTTCATATCCCATAAGCCCTCTGGCAGAGAATTCTGTGTACGGATTCCTGAATAATGGCTTTTTCAGAGATCCAAAAATGACCTATCATATCATAGGCGCAGGGATGGTAATGTATGTCTTATTGAACAGCATCGACCTGCAGAAGGTTTTTTCTTCCCGTGTGCCTGTATTCCTCGGAAAAATATCCTATTCCCTGTACCTTGTGCATTTCCCCGTGATAAGCACTTTTAGCTGTGCATTGTTCCTTCTCCTGTATCCTGTATTCTCTTATGTGCAGGCTGTTTTAATTTCATTTGTTCTGTCTTTACTCCTTATTATACCGTTGAGCTATCTATTTTATAAGTACATTGATGTGGCAGGCGTAAAATTATCAAAGGAGTTTTATAGCCGGTTGTCCCGTCCTTTGATCCCGACAGTACAGGATACATAA
- a CDS encoding amino acid permease codes for MAPVETTERLGRSLGFFSTFAIGTGTMIGAGIFLLPGIAMANAGSGAIISFLLGGLITIATSISMAELATGMPLAGGSYYYISRTMGAAFGAVIGLGSWLALIFKGTFALIGLAEYAQIFHPMPIYLVAAVTGVLLLIINFRGAKSSGSLQNFIVVILLLILFVFIGKVSFEVRPENLLPVAPHGVVSIFTTAGMIFISYLGLAEAAAVAEEVKNPSKNLPRAFIASAVVVTLFYAGIMAVVAGFSGPEGGASTVTPLADIAGFIAGDSGKFFIAFSALLATLSTANGAILSSSRFPFAMSRDALMPKWFVSIHKKYETPHNAILVTGSVMVLLLFLFDIEQLARLGGAFNILIFILLNMAVIILRKRTLPGYEPTFRDPFFPFTQIFGVVGSMLLLPLLGGLPLLFSVLMIFAGAGWYMFYGKDKAMPAYNLFDLLENNVERVSAEPEPVGRVLVPVSNPGHERDLLKLADLLGNEIICLHVVEVPSQISLTVGQELYHEKQIEIDSRFRDYFEQYPAKFGNKRDYIVAFDHTISNSIIEQAEIENADIIIMGWHDSKRFKYSFGDVTNDVLLSSKSQIALLKGHLPDSIKKVLVAYNGRENSVHGLSLAKKIAENTGASIRIISIVSPDEDPEKKAKIAEELEGLVKKIPSTPASFKLLERYSIEDAILEVSNGYDLTIIGDSSERFKISLLGTLSQRIARHARKPVMIVKKSKPISKESLNYLLKKYARKAYAKFRKEKGRD; via the coding sequence ATGGCGCCAGTTGAAACAACGGAGAGGCTGGGGCGCAGCCTGGGTTTTTTCTCAACTTTTGCAATAGGCACCGGGACGATGATAGGAGCAGGCATATTTCTTCTTCCCGGAATTGCCATGGCAAACGCAGGTTCAGGAGCAATAATCTCATTCCTGCTGGGCGGGCTTATTACCATAGCCACATCCATAAGCATGGCAGAACTGGCAACAGGCATGCCTCTTGCGGGAGGCAGCTATTACTATATCAGCAGGACAATGGGAGCTGCATTCGGTGCGGTGATAGGTCTCGGCTCCTGGCTGGCACTGATATTTAAAGGCACATTTGCCCTCATAGGTCTGGCAGAATACGCTCAGATCTTTCATCCCATGCCAATATATCTGGTGGCGGCTGTTACGGGAGTGCTCCTCTTAATAATCAATTTCCGTGGGGCAAAAAGCAGTGGTTCCCTCCAGAACTTTATTGTTGTTATTTTGCTGCTAATACTGTTTGTATTCATTGGAAAAGTGTCCTTCGAGGTCAGGCCTGAGAACCTTCTCCCGGTAGCTCCGCATGGGGTAGTATCCATATTCACCACGGCAGGTATGATTTTTATCTCCTATCTCGGGCTGGCGGAAGCCGCTGCTGTTGCTGAAGAAGTGAAAAATCCGTCAAAGAACCTTCCCAGGGCATTTATCGCTTCAGCAGTTGTGGTAACACTTTTCTACGCAGGCATTATGGCTGTGGTTGCAGGTTTTTCAGGCCCTGAAGGGGGTGCGTCAACAGTGACCCCCCTGGCAGACATTGCAGGCTTTATTGCAGGTGATTCCGGGAAATTCTTTATTGCTTTTTCCGCCCTTCTTGCAACGCTTTCAACAGCTAATGGCGCCATACTGTCATCTTCAAGGTTCCCTTTCGCAATGAGCAGGGACGCATTGATGCCGAAATGGTTTGTCAGTATCCATAAAAAATATGAGACTCCTCATAATGCTATTCTGGTCACCGGGTCAGTAATGGTTTTGCTCCTGTTTTTGTTTGACATAGAACAGCTGGCAAGACTTGGGGGGGCTTTCAACATTTTGATATTTATCCTGCTGAATATGGCAGTGATTATCCTCAGGAAACGGACCCTGCCTGGCTATGAACCGACATTTCGGGACCCTTTTTTCCCTTTCACGCAGATCTTCGGGGTGGTCGGGAGTATGCTTCTGCTCCCTCTACTTGGTGGTTTGCCTTTACTTTTTTCCGTATTGATGATATTTGCCGGAGCCGGCTGGTACATGTTCTATGGAAAAGACAAAGCTATGCCTGCATATAACCTGTTTGACCTTCTGGAAAACAATGTAGAGAGGGTGAGCGCTGAACCGGAACCTGTTGGAAGGGTACTTGTGCCTGTTTCCAATCCCGGGCATGAAAGGGACCTCCTTAAACTGGCAGACCTTCTTGGAAATGAGATAATCTGTCTTCATGTTGTTGAGGTTCCAAGCCAGATCTCCCTTACAGTGGGTCAGGAACTCTACCATGAGAAACAGATAGAAATAGACAGCCGTTTTCGGGATTATTTTGAGCAGTATCCTGCAAAATTCGGTAATAAAAGAGACTATATTGTTGCCTTTGACCACACAATCTCCAATTCGATTATAGAGCAGGCTGAAATAGAGAACGCTGACATAATTATAATGGGCTGGCACGATTCTAAGAGGTTCAAGTACTCTTTTGGAGACGTAACAAACGATGTTCTCCTTTCCTCGAAAAGCCAGATTGCACTTTTAAAAGGGCACCTGCCTGACAGCATCAAAAAGGTCCTTGTAGCCTATAACGGAAGAGAAAACTCCGTACACGGTCTTTCTCTGGCAAAAAAGATTGCTGAAAATACAGGGGCTTCAATAAGAATAATAAGCATTGTCAGCCCTGATGAAGATCCGGAAAAGAAGGCAAAAATAGCTGAAGAACTTGAAGGGCTGGTTAAAAAGATCCCTTCCACACCTGCAAGCTTTAAACTTCTTGAAAGATATTCTATCGAGGACGCAATACTTGAAGTCTCAAACGGTTACGACCTGACAATTATTGGGGATTCCAGTGAGAGATTCAAGATCTCTTTACTTGGAACACTATCTCAGAGGATTGCCAGGCACGCGAGAAAGCCGGTAATGATAGTTAAAAAATCAAAGCCAATCTCAAAAGAAAGCCTGAATTATCTTCTGAAAAAATATGCCCGGAAAGCATATGCAAAGTTCAGGAAGGAAAAAGGCAGGGACTGA
- a CDS encoding NosD domain-containing protein, with the protein MLRKLILAILITTLLIGTASAATLYVGSTAKYKTIQSAVNAASDGDTIKVASGTYNEYVSISGKFINVYGTGYPKMNGFRVTQGGAVINGFNIQKNGVDFQGAGNNNTVRNNYFYNCGVSITGLTCSQNTIMNNQITNGTVTLCETWDNVVKGNTITKARIGLYIYEGATCPTITGNTFSYCDIGVKLPAVPPGMIGNKYIGNRINIKIADY; encoded by the coding sequence ATGTTGAGAAAACTAATTTTAGCGATCTTAATAACAACCCTGCTAATAGGGACAGCCTCTGCTGCAACCCTTTATGTAGGCAGTACAGCCAAATACAAGACTATCCAGAGCGCTGTGAATGCAGCAAGCGACGGAGATACGATCAAAGTAGCAAGTGGAACCTATAATGAATATGTTTCCATCTCCGGGAAATTCATCAACGTATATGGGACAGGGTACCCAAAAATGAACGGGTTCAGGGTAACCCAGGGGGGAGCGGTTATCAACGGATTCAATATCCAGAAGAATGGGGTCGATTTCCAGGGTGCAGGCAATAATAATACTGTCCGTAATAATTATTTCTATAACTGTGGTGTCAGCATCACAGGGCTAACCTGCAGCCAGAATACTATTATGAATAATCAGATAACTAACGGAACGGTAACCCTGTGTGAAACCTGGGATAACGTGGTCAAGGGCAATACAATTACAAAAGCCAGAATCGGACTCTATATTTACGAGGGTGCGACCTGCCCGACCATTACAGGAAATACATTCTCTTACTGTGATATTGGTGTGAAGCTTCCAGCAGTTCCTCCGGGGATGATAGGAAATAAGTACATCGGAAACAGGATAAACATAAAAATAGCTGATTATTAA
- a CDS encoding metallophosphoesterase, whose protein sequence is MKNLKKKLLKLVKIFVIIFVCLAAFFVYIFIEPYWINEKTTTISDSDVPQNFEDKKIVFISDIHHGPYFERERVADLVRKVNDLEPDIIILGGDYVSGDVGYIGPCFEELSRLKADMGIFGVTGNHDEWTDYNLTVKCMENAGITVLSNRAEWLEIGEDKIKIAGVDWSTDWYFNSEPYVDPLVKDAEENDFVILVSHTPDLAEELTTDKVDLVLSGHTHGGQITFFGLWAPYVPSYYGQKYRTGIVKTDKTMALVSNGVGNTFLPIRFFARPQINIIILDHP, encoded by the coding sequence ATGAAAAATTTAAAAAAGAAACTTCTGAAACTTGTAAAAATCTTCGTAATAATTTTTGTATGTCTTGCAGCATTTTTCGTTTATATTTTTATTGAGCCTTACTGGATAAACGAAAAAACAACCACAATTAGCGACAGTGATGTGCCGCAAAATTTCGAGGACAAGAAAATAGTCTTCATTTCCGATATCCATCACGGCCCGTATTTCGAAAGGGAAAGAGTTGCAGACCTGGTAAGAAAAGTAAATGATCTGGAACCGGATATTATTATTCTGGGCGGCGATTATGTTTCCGGTGATGTGGGGTATATTGGTCCCTGTTTTGAAGAGCTTTCGAGACTCAAAGCAGATATGGGGATTTTCGGAGTTACGGGAAACCACGATGAATGGACAGATTACAATCTCACGGTAAAATGCATGGAAAATGCAGGGATCACTGTTTTGAGCAACAGAGCGGAATGGCTTGAGATTGGGGAAGATAAGATCAAAATTGCAGGCGTAGACTGGAGTACGGACTGGTATTTTAACTCTGAGCCTTATGTTGACCCGCTGGTAAAAGATGCTGAAGAAAATGATTTCGTGATTCTTGTTTCACATACACCCGATCTGGCTGAAGAATTAACTACAGATAAAGTCGATCTTGTCCTCTCCGGTCACACTCATGGCGGGCAGATTACATTTTTCGGGTTATGGGCGCCGTATGTGCCTTCTTATTACGGGCAAAAATACAGGACAGGAATTGTGAAAACCGATAAGACCATGGCTCTGGTCTCAAACGGCGTAGGAAACACATTTTTACCAATCCGCTTTTTTGCCAGGCCACAAATCAATATAATTATCCTTGATCATCCCTGA
- a CDS encoding nucleotidyltransferase domain-containing protein, protein MKVSFEELDGKVVFRISEFDSRYESVLKMCYYENDGRGYVKVYPQNAKYMDKIKKRYSENAKLMFDQLGYFAPVPWEQALTEFCRKAQGTDIDWWLTGSCAACIRGIKMNPHDVDIMVDSRCIDEITEVFSDCLIEPIIDTNGWLTKDFGVIFLHARIDIASDPQEILDIPEPVDCGPYARQNLETVKWNGYEIKVPPLELQLNVNRRRERLDRVKLIEEFMNK, encoded by the coding sequence ATGAAAGTATCCTTTGAAGAGCTGGACGGGAAGGTAGTGTTCAGGATTTCGGAATTTGACTCCAGATACGAAAGTGTTCTGAAAATGTGTTATTATGAAAACGATGGTAGAGGATACGTAAAAGTCTACCCTCAGAACGCCAAATACATGGACAAAATAAAAAAAAGATATTCTGAGAATGCGAAACTGATGTTTGACCAGCTCGGGTATTTTGCTCCTGTTCCGTGGGAACAGGCTTTAACAGAATTTTGCCGGAAAGCTCAGGGTACGGATATTGACTGGTGGCTGACAGGGAGCTGTGCCGCCTGCATCCGCGGCATTAAAATGAACCCACATGATGTTGATATTATGGTTGATTCCAGGTGTATCGATGAAATCACTGAAGTTTTCTCAGACTGCCTGATCGAGCCGATTATTGATACTAACGGATGGCTGACAAAGGACTTCGGTGTTATTTTCCTGCATGCAAGAATAGATATTGCATCTGATCCCCAGGAGATCCTGGATATTCCTGAGCCAGTAGACTGCGGTCCTTACGCAAGGCAAAACCTTGAGACCGTAAAATGGAATGGGTATGAAATAAAGGTCCCACCCCTGGAATTGCAGCTAAATGTAAACAGAAGGAGGGAAAGGCTTGACAGGGTAAAGCTTATCGAGGAATTTATGAATAAATAG
- a CDS encoding YgaP-like transmembrane domain, whose protein sequence is MPVVEFGELVRGDRVRANTPREINEAIDAEIAATVRFYSDRTAYEISERIEELDHEWDIERYIEANAAMLSFTGAVLGLKESRKWLILPVVVSTFLLQHAIQGWCPPVSLFRRLFIRTRKEIEAEKYALKALRGDFDVVSFQESGRDSAKEAVSSSGGI, encoded by the coding sequence ATGCCGGTGGTTGAATTTGGAGAACTTGTGAGGGGAGACAGGGTAAGAGCCAACACTCCCCGCGAAATTAATGAAGCTATCGATGCTGAAATTGCAGCAACTGTCCGTTTTTATTCGGACAGGACCGCCTACGAGATTTCTGAAAGAATTGAAGAACTTGATCATGAATGGGATATTGAACGATATATTGAAGCCAATGCAGCTATGCTTTCTTTTACTGGAGCGGTGCTTGGCTTAAAAGAGAGCAGAAAATGGTTAATCCTGCCTGTTGTGGTTTCAACTTTCCTGCTTCAACATGCCATACAGGGCTGGTGTCCTCCTGTATCTTTATTCAGACGGCTTTTTATCCGGACCAGAAAAGAAATAGAAGCTGAAAAATACGCCCTGAAAGCCCTTAGAGGAGACTTTGATGTCGTTTCCTTCCAGGAAAGTGGAAGGGACAGTGCAAAAGAAGCCGTCAGCAGCAGTGGAGGCATTTAA